The nucleotide sequence GAACCAGAaccagagaagaagaaacaagaagatcCTCCTCCCTGACTCACTTCCTCACCACCGCCAAAAGCAAACAAAGATGCTGTTGCGGCGGGTGCTGAAGCGGGAGCAATGGGAGTTGAGGTAGTGGCATTGACGGTAGGAGTTTCCACAGGCTTTCTTGAACGGTTGCGGCCACGGTGCATGTGGCGCTCGCAATACTTGTGGCCAGGGAAGACGTCCCTTGAACATCTCCACTTCTTACCATCCGTCCTCCTGCATCTCCCTGGCTCAGGATCCATCGCCCCCTTCCCCATATACCCTATGTTTTTTTCCAATTCATATCAAAGATTAGCATCAAGAAACAAAGATCCTATAAACTATACAACTCTCAGTCCAACTCAAATAAGGGTACACCATTTAAGGAGTGaagtatttaaaactaaattagaCAAAAGCAAGAACCCATCACATgctttttcaaaatttgcaaaaacaagataataCTAAATCAAAAGTCTGGATCTTGGGAACACAACTTCAACAACAACAAGCACAGAGCCCATGCATctcatttataaaatagattaaacTTTCTCTTCAAACAAGAAGAAGtaaattattaaacaataaaaaagaaGCATATTCTCTTGAAGGAATGAAACTaataaaggagagagagagagatatggaCTCACAAGCAGGCTGGTAGTGAGGGAGGTGTTGGAGAGGGTGGTGAAGAAAGTAGGAAGGAGATAGATGGAGAAGACTTTTCTTGATGGGTAAAAGGAGCTCTTGTGGAACAGCAGCTCCAGCCAACATGTACCTGTAGATCAGTGCTTGTAGTTCAAGCTCTTGCCACTGTGCCCAGCTAAAAAAGCTCCCCATCTCTACAAAACAATAAAGACAAAACCCACATCAAAATCAACAGCACATATATATACTGAGTGAACAGTTCATCTCTGAGTTTCAGAAAGACTCACTAGGGAACCTGGAAGAGGAATCTTGAGACAGAGAGGATAGTTTAGAAGAGGTAGGCTCAGGGGAAAAGAGTGGGAGAGCAGTAGAAGTTGCAGTATGGGACTGAATCTGATCATAGACATGTTTTGGTATCTTAGCTGCAGAAGGTTGGTCTTCTGACTCTGTCTGCTGCTTCTGCTGGCTTCTCCATTGCTTCAGTTGCAAATCCATTGGAGCGAGAGAAcctttttatgtttgtttttcaGGGTCTTGTTTTTTTAGCAATGGCAAACAAGAACAAAGTATTGTTCGGGTTGTGAAgagcaaaagaagaaaagaacaaaCCTTTTTGCCCTCTTAGAGAAAAGCTTAGTTCTTTGCAGTCAGAGAGATAGAGTAGACAGCGAAGGGGAAAGAGGTTTTTATTAGGGAGAAAAAAGACAGTGAGACAAGACAGATGGGGGGAGGAAACTATACAGTAAAAACTTTAGTATTAATTGGGTTCACAAATCTTCATTAGTCTCAAGATTATTAAAAGAATGCTTTTctgtattaataatttaatatcaataatatattattaaaaaagtcAGGAAACCCAGAAAGAACACTCTCTGCAAGATGAAGGTGGAGAGGTAATAACCTGGAGTTTTTTCTGTCTAGCTGCCTTGGAAATATCACTTGCATACTatcaacattttttaaattagtAACTCTCTTAAATTAGTTTATTGAGAAAACATAAAGCCTGCTGCGAGGAGATATTTTAATTAGTGACAAAATAATAGAGTCCTTATTACAGAAGTGATTCGTTTGAAAGATTATTTAATGAGTGAGCGTTACGTCCTGATACAAAGCGAACATTACTTTAAATTTGAGTTAGTAAAGTTtgttaaattcttatttaatcaTATACGGAACTGAAATGTACtttcaactctctctctcatttctctgTGTTTGACCTTCAACTTGTGTACTGTCGTCCATATCTTCTATTTCTATCTAGACTATGCTCTAGACTGTAAACATTATTTCAGTGGAATCGGTTGAACTGTAAGTGGAGTCAGTTTAGAATTCTAAAAACatagtttaatataaaataattacttCATGGCTAATGATGGCCAATGGAAGATACACAGAATGGTCAGAAACCTAATTTCTTTTAGCAGAGTAAAGATAACAAAACTCCTTAAAAGTTAGGTTTTCTGTTCTACAAtggcatgtttttttttctgtcaactACAATGGCATGTTAAAAACATACATGAACTGTAAAGAGGTTTTCTTATTGCTAAGAAAGTAACAAAATAATGTCTTATATATATACAGCGTTCAGCTTTGACATAATTCATATGTACAAACCGTCAATATATTAATGAGCTAAATTAAATGCCCTTAGTACGCACAATAAGAATTGGctggaaaaaaatgaatttacagaatttgtagaaaaaaaatgtgGCTTGTGAAATCAACTAGAAACAGGTGTATTCATGTTAAAAAATTTAGGGATTTTTTGAACGATTGAATGTATGTGTCATATAAAAGATGTTGGTTATACTGAATAGCTAGCAAACCTACGAATGTAATTTTCAAGTCCTGCAAATACTGGTGTTAGTTACCCAGTTTTCAGTTTCCACTTACAGAATAACTGATCGTTTGTTTAGGCCATCTTTCCATGTCATATAAGTATATAGCATATGGCCATATTCAGTAGTACCAAcatgaccaaaataaataaatttgcaTGGCCATGGTAGTTTTCGTGACCAACTTAACAATTTTGCTGCGGATCCAAGCATGCATCTCCATAATGTAAAGCCACTGAAATTATATTTGGGCAACCAAATTACTTGTTAACAAGTTGATATATTTTGTTGTAATTATCTATCGATGAACATTAATAGGAATACTTCACACTACGCTATATGATCTCCAAGATACAGCATTGCCTATAAAATAGCATTGAGTTCGGAGTGAATCATAACAAAAATCCTTATTTGTTTTGTTAGCCGTTGGCTCCTATTTGAATTATGTCATGAGTTACTCTTTATGCAGTCCAACAAAAAAACAGCTAGTCTCTATGCAGTTGCCATTTTTAGAACCACCAACAttgtaggaaaaaaaaaagaaattgcagaagttttggtttaatttttgtATGTCAACGGTTTGAATTTGTTTtctattcatttttttatacAATTCAAGTTCTTTTTGGGGTTGATTTGGAGGTTTTATAATCGGTTCAGCTCAATAAAAATTCACCACTCAATGgagtgaagagagagagagagagagagagagagagagagagagagaggtaatAATGAGTAAAGAGAAGCAGTTGGCCTGTGTCAGAAGTGGTAAAAGCATAAAAGTGAGTGGTAACAAGTGGGTGGTGAGGGTTATTTAGCTTTGTGTGACTCATCTTTGATTTGACTACTCATAGTACGCCTCTTTTTCACATTTACCCTCTCGTTTCTCTTTTTTTACATTACTGACCTCATAACACTTCACTCACACACCAGACAAATGTATTTTCCCACTTACTTTCATAGTAAAACCAACGTAGTTTCTTTTCTTGAATTTAGTaacttagaccatctccaacccatctctataatagagatctctaaaataaaagaaaaaatagagatggTGTTTTTGCTCCAATGTGTTCctctataataaaaaaatgctatatttgcctctataaatagaggaatgctattttttcctctataattaggggaaaaaatagcatttctctatttatagaggcaaatatagcattcctctattatagaaaaatacattggagcaaaaacaccatctccattttttcctctattttagagatctctattataaaGATGGATTGGAGATACTCTTAGGGCATCTTCGTCTCTACTccattttttctattaaaatggagtaaaaataaatatggagtAAAGAATATTTCAATCCAATttcatatctcactccataacaaaatttactccataaatggagtaatctattttttgtttgttcatcactctattatGAAGTGGAAAATAAAATAGGATTGGAGTAATTTTACTTCATTTTCACCTTTACTCTATTTTGAcgaaaaaatagagttttacatTGGAAATGCTCTTAGTTCATTGGTGTTTGTTTTCTAATCTTTTATATCTTCATTGGCGTTTGTTGCATGTTCTCATTCTTACGATCTATCTGTTAAACCAGTTAATAATAATATGACAAACCGATAAGTTTCATTGAGCAAAACAAATCGTGACATAttaagggcctgactggtttaaccgcagcggttgcggttgcggttgcaggagtttgcggatgcgggtggttgcggtttctagcggttttaagagatttgtacgactggttatgcggttaaaaatttgtgcgtttgcgggatacttatgactggttaactaccaaatgcaacagcagttaaataataaattaacaatatttacattttatacaattataaaaatatcaaaaataataatattataataaatataaaatttatatttagaaagttatagtttaaattttttaaaatatataaaatattttattttaaagttttataatattaattaaaatttaattgatatattttagcatttttataatttcagtttaatttttttattgaatttttttatttttgtatttatattgttttggaaaaaaaataattttttttatcctcccgcaaacgcccgcaaccgcaaacgctagctggaaccagcttttgaatttatgaggttcagagcgatttggAGTGGTTTATagcggtttgagcgattgttgcaaaacgccagcaaccgctaccaaccgcaaaagctgcgtttgcgggtggtagcgggaaaaccagtcataccctaaaAGTTGGTGGAAGAGTAGCTTTTCTCTTTTTACGTTCGGCAAGAGACGTTTGTTTATGTCATGCTTTCGTTATGAAacttcttttatattttcagaaACTGATGGTAgcttttcaaataaaattgaCATAACGAGTTAGTATAGTACAATCAAATCTGAACGAAATcgtaatatataaatttgagaGGAACAAGGACAGAGAGAATAAGAAGCAAGAGGCAAAGGAGGAAGGCGAGAGTGTTCACATGTCCAAGTGAAGACAAATACGTTTTTCTGACACAATTTGTCCTGACACtagttttttataatttcatattttcttacTGTAACACATATTGtagtttttgattgtttttaatgtttttttaattgttgtATGAGAAAGAAACGTATATTATGCCAATATTACAAAACAGAAGGGTTCAGATTTAGTCCACGTAGGTCCTACTTTTTCCTTTGGACCCAATCTTATTTTTGTTGTAGTAAAAGGCAAGTCACGCCGGCACGCGAGGGCCTCACGTGATTCCACGTGCTTTATTATTCACTCTTATGGTTCTCTAGTTCTTGCTTTCAATGTAGTTAggtaaataatttaattttttttaagctaCATTGCACGGAAGTTTCATTGAACGTCTAATTTTCTTTTCAGAACTGAAATTAGAATCAAAACTTTGTAAGAGCTTATAGAATTTCATTtccaaaatgtttttaaaatattttccttAAAAACACGTTGAAAGCTTACGATTCTGTTTTTGAATCacgcttctattttttttaaaacaatatctttatatcaataaaatataaaattatagcttttaatttatataaaatccaaattttagtaatattaaatagaaagaataaaaatattaaaatattaaaattaatactataaagTATCTTCATACATtgagatttttattaaaaataaatcatatattcaaatatgttatatcaattaattataaatattaaaaataattaatataatcatttattttaaatttaatttatatgtattttcatagttttaatataaaatcatttcaaaattattataaataaataaatactttattttaaatataaatcatctaattttttagttctagattttaataaattatcttTCAACACATATCcgctttttagttttattaaaaatttcgtTTATGCGCTTTCATACGCTTTTGCTTTCACGTATCAATTTCTGTTTTCACGTAACATAGCTTTTAAGTCTAAAAATTACCaaatattatcttttattttgctAATTTTTGGTTCTTTCTCATGTGTGTTTCAAAAGATGATATTAGCGGAAGACGAATCTAGACGCCTACGAAACATATTTTCCCGGTCCACTTATGCTTTGATACCATATACGTTCACGTGATTGCAAATATTTATTTAGGCGTACCATTGACGCTTACTAAAACTCTATACTGTATATAAGCACATGCTAGATATGTAACATGATTTATTAACTACACAAAAAGGCTACTACCAAACTCGGGAGCAACATGTGTATTTAaatatcatgaaagagagaaaataatttaaaaagaacgAAAAGGAAAAACGGGAAAGAATAGATCTTCTGGTgagaaaacacacacacatgacACAACACATTAACACAAGGTATCTAAGGGCATGACCGCACGTGTCAACATGCAAAGATCAAAGACATGCGATCTTTTAATAGTTTCATATTTtctgtttaaaaagaaaaactcaaaagaatCCAATGCAAAAGACTACTTTGCCTTCATGTGGTGCCATTCTCtgttttaaaaatcattatacTACTAAACAAGTTGTTTTCAATAAGATCAACCGTCTAGTATGTCTGCTCGAGGGTTATAAACTGAAATTAGCATGTGTATTTATTCCGAAAGaacattaattttcttttgttttactaAAGGCGTTAACATATTGTTGTAAGACCACGAACAtacgattaaaaatataaactaaaattagttaaaattgATAATACCAGACGACTAAAATTAATAGTTGagatttatattagttaaataaatattttttaatgtgtgGCTAGGGCTGTCCAATAtagtaaaaccgaaccgtaccgaaccgtaccgaaccgaaccaaatcgaaatagacaatatggtttggttttggtatataccatataaaccgaatggatataattttataaaaaccgtaggatttggatatggtttggtatataaccgattaaaccgaataaaccgaacaaaaccgattaaaagtagaaacatgtaaatatgtatctttataacaatacatgaaaatctatttattacataagttaaatttgtgttaataactattacaataattttataataataaagaaccttaatttgtaaaacacttgaactataattaaataacaatacatcgcaattcaaacatcttattttctaattttttattttatcgttttgctttatttttgtcttcactaaattaatatgaaaattttaaatttgatggacaataattaatggaaaattttcacaactttttttttatctgtaaacaaacagagttccgtgttcaattaaaaaaacatgatattaatgaacactaaatatggaagagtgaaaaaacttttgtttcatgtttctgtttggtttcatatttttattttcaaaatttcgagctttcattttagttatagatttgattattttatttgatggtagaagcatttttgtttttttgttcatttatttgaatataatatatttttaataaatgactgtgttgacaatatgactctaaaattcatataatatgatttcaaactaaataattatgtttttggtataaaaccgaataaaccgaaaaccgacggtatataaaccgaaccgaaccgaagtaaatatggatttagaatggtagttatattttactaaccgaaataccgaaaactgaaaaaaccgaacctaaaccgaaccgatatccggattgaacacccctatgTGTGGTGGttctatataattttaaactgtAAAATACAACTAGGCGAAACTGTTTTGTAATACCTACCTGaagaaaacatttattttgGATTGTAAACTTTTATGAGTAGTGTTGGTTGAAAGTGGAAATTACATTGCATATGAGATCCGAGGTTAGTGATAAAAGCTTATTTGGGGTTTCAGAGTATATATTGACATATTGTTAATCAATACGTATACCCTTTTCGTTTACATAATGAGttctacaatattttttggtttttgcatAATGAGTCGCCGGGAACTCATCATATTATCAGCTATGGCTACAAGATTTTGATATTCAGTCATCAAAATTTTCCGACTTTGTCAGATACTATATACATTGTCAAACATTTGATGGGCTTTTATTCATCCGGTATAAGAGTTTTCTATCTGACACTAACGCAACAAGTTTCTTACTACTATAGCCCAACCCAATCTATTGGTCcatttatatttgtcataagtCAAAGTAATAGTTTTCTCTTTGGACCCAAATAAAACAAGTCTATTTACAATTTCGCAACTCTCaaccacaaaataaaattatataaaccaTGAAAACTTCGAAAGAagatcatttaataaatatatggagTGCAACACATTCATCAAGGCCTACGAACTAAGATTCGTCTGTAGAAGATCTGTATGGCAGAGgaataatatatgaaaatagttAGAGGAAACGAATTTacagtaaaaaaaattcaattacc is from Brassica napus cultivar Da-Ae unplaced genomic scaffold, Da-Ae ScsIHWf_168;HRSCAF=305, whole genome shotgun sequence and encodes:
- the LOC106451116 gene encoding growth-regulating factor 3; the protein is MDLQLKQWRSQQKQQTESEDQPSAAKIPKHVYDQIQSHTATSTALPLFSPEPTSSKLSSLSQDSSSRFPKMGSFFSWAQWQELELQALIYRYMLAGAAVPQELLLPIKKSLLHLSPSYFLHHPLQHLPHYQPAWYMGKGAMDPEPGRCRRTDGKKWRCSRDVFPGHKYCERHMHRGRNRSRKPVETPTVNATTSTPIAPASAPAATASLFAFGGGEEVSQGGGSSCFFFSGSGSSNSSSELLHLSQSSELRQGSNNSNNKRPYESHNGFGNNISDGGHTLRHFFDDWPRSETDTGSTPMSSTTCLSISMPLNTSSDVSLKLSTGNEEEEARSNNNGRDQQNMSWWSGGGSLPNHHHMGGPLAEVLRSSSSSSPTSVLHQLGVSTQAFH